A portion of the Limosilactobacillus reuteri genome contains these proteins:
- a CDS encoding MazG-like family protein: MNYEELFQKIDKWAHERGIDHADPRVEFMKMAEELGELSSAYNKENQTKLIDSIGDLQIALLIFCKLVGVDHQQALTAAYQEIAKRTGKTTADGVFIKESDLRSRNKKSCGNKSR; this comes from the coding sequence ATGAATTACGAGGAGCTATTTCAAAAAATTGATAAGTGGGCGCATGAACGCGGGATTGACCACGCGGATCCACGTGTCGAATTTATGAAGATGGCAGAAGAGCTTGGCGAACTTTCGAGTGCGTATAATAAGGAAAATCAGACTAAGCTTATCGACAGCATCGGTGACTTACAGATTGCACTGCTAATCTTTTGTAAATTAGTGGGCGTTGACCATCAACAAGCGCTTACTGCTGCTTATCAAGAAATTGCAAAGCGAACGGGTAAGACAACTGCCGATGGGGTATTCATCAAAGAAAGCGACCTTAGATCAAGAAATAAAAAGTCATGTGGTAATAAGTCAAGATGA
- the rplS gene encoding 50S ribosomal protein L19 produces MRQNKLIEKITASQLRDDIPEFRAGDTVRVHARIVEGSRERIQMFEGVVIKRHGAGISATYTVRKISNGVGVERTFPVHSPRVDKIDVLRYGRVRRAKLYYLRERTGKATRIAERRRDN; encoded by the coding sequence ATGCGTCAAAATAAGTTAATCGAAAAGATTACTGCTAGTCAATTACGGGATGATATTCCAGAATTCCGTGCCGGTGATACTGTTCGTGTTCACGCTCGGATCGTTGAAGGTTCACGTGAACGTATCCAAATGTTCGAAGGTGTTGTTATCAAGCGCCACGGTGCTGGTATCAGTGCTACTTACACTGTACGTAAGATCAGTAACGGTGTAGGTGTTGAACGTACTTTCCCAGTTCACTCACCACGTGTTGACAAGATTGATGTTCTTCGTTACGGTCGTGTACGTCGTGCTAAGCTTTACTACTTACGTGAACGTACTGGTAAGGCTACTCGTATCGCTGAACGTCGTCGCGACAACTAG
- a CDS encoding APC family permease, whose amino-acid sequence MKKLIKRLFLKQNPRVYEEKDAQLTPSLRTRDLIGLGTGMVVGTAIFTLPGIVAAEHTGPAVPLAFIVAAIGAGLSALAYAETSSVLPFAGSAFSWINVLFGEFFGWIAGWALLAEYFISVAFVASGWSAYMQGFLGSFGINLPHALTGGFDPHTGSYIDILAAFAILIVGILISRGVHQVSRIENIIVSVKLLVILMFIVVGATAIHPQNYVPFLPAHQPGTTFGGWQGILAGTAQIFIAYVGFDAIAANTAETINPEKTMPRGLIGTLLLGTGFFIAVSLVLVGMFKYSRYANNAEPAAWALRQSGHYITANLLSVVAIVGIFSALIAILLASSRLIYAFGRDGLLPKSLGQIDDKHVPNHALWMITFLAMILGSVFPFTFLATLVSAGTLVAFIFVSLGIYALRPREGVDLPEAQFKMPLYPVLPAISAIFSAVIFWGLNTDAKILMVGWFVIGLLIYFIYGIRHSIINKETH is encoded by the coding sequence ATGAAAAAATTAATTAAACGATTATTTCTTAAGCAAAATCCGCGCGTTTATGAAGAAAAGGATGCGCAATTAACTCCTAGTTTACGAACAAGAGACTTAATTGGACTAGGAACTGGGATGGTAGTGGGCACGGCTATATTTACTTTGCCAGGGATTGTTGCCGCTGAGCATACCGGTCCTGCAGTTCCATTGGCCTTCATTGTAGCCGCAATTGGTGCAGGATTATCGGCATTAGCTTATGCGGAAACGTCTTCGGTACTGCCTTTTGCTGGTTCTGCTTTTTCCTGGATCAATGTTTTGTTTGGTGAATTCTTTGGCTGGATTGCTGGCTGGGCCCTTTTAGCTGAGTATTTTATTTCAGTCGCCTTTGTTGCGTCTGGGTGGTCAGCTTATATGCAAGGCTTTCTCGGCAGCTTTGGGATTAATTTGCCCCATGCTTTAACTGGTGGCTTTGATCCACATACAGGGTCTTATATTGATATTCTGGCCGCCTTTGCAATTCTAATCGTTGGAATCTTAATTTCCCGCGGTGTCCATCAGGTTAGCCGGATTGAAAATATTATTGTTAGTGTAAAGTTATTGGTTATTTTAATGTTTATCGTTGTGGGCGCAACTGCAATTCATCCCCAAAACTATGTCCCATTTCTCCCCGCTCATCAACCAGGTACCACTTTTGGAGGCTGGCAGGGGATATTAGCTGGGACTGCGCAAATCTTTATTGCCTATGTCGGCTTTGATGCGATTGCGGCTAATACAGCTGAAACGATTAACCCGGAAAAGACAATGCCACGAGGATTGATCGGGACACTCTTACTAGGAACAGGCTTCTTTATTGCAGTTTCGCTCGTATTAGTGGGGATGTTTAAATATAGCCGTTATGCAAATAATGCGGAACCAGCAGCCTGGGCTTTAAGGCAGTCTGGACACTATATTACGGCGAACTTGCTTTCTGTTGTTGCGATTGTTGGTATTTTCTCGGCATTAATCGCAATTCTCTTAGCTTCCTCTCGACTAATCTATGCTTTTGGACGGGATGGGTTATTACCAAAATCACTCGGACAAATCGATGATAAACACGTCCCTAATCATGCATTATGGATGATTACTTTCTTGGCTATGATCTTGGGTTCTGTTTTCCCATTTACGTTCTTGGCAACCCTTGTTTCTGCGGGAACCCTGGTCGCATTTATCTTTGTTTCTCTGGGAATCTATGCCTTGCGTCCGCGGGAAGGGGTAGATTTACCCGAAGCTCAGTTTAAGATGCCGTTATATCCAGTACTTCCAGCGATTTCGGCGATCTTTTCAGCTGTGATCTTCTGGGGCCTAAATACTGATGCGAAAATTTTAATGGTTGGTTGGTTTGTGATTGGTTTGTTAATTTACTTTATCTATGGGATTCGTCATTCAATCATTAATAAAGAAACCCACTAA
- the trmD gene encoding tRNA (guanosine(37)-N1)-methyltransferase TrmD, with protein sequence MRIDILSLFPNMFQATMGESIIGKAQDNGFIDINVTDFRQYTTDKHNHVDDTPFGGGAGMLLQAQPIFDAMDAIHEQTKDQYSKGRVILMDPAGRKFDQTYAKELAQEDHLTFICGHYEGYDERIRNLVTDEASLGDYVLTGGELAAMVMIDATVRFVPGVLGNMSSPMGDSFSNGLLEYPQYTRPADFRGMKVPEVLTSGNHQKIKEWRMRESLRRTLHRRPDLLKTAKLSREQQLMLEDIKLDEDPTVPD encoded by the coding sequence ATGAGGATTGATATTTTAAGCTTGTTCCCCAATATGTTTCAAGCAACAATGGGGGAATCCATTATCGGTAAGGCACAAGATAATGGATTTATCGACATTAATGTGACCGATTTTCGTCAATATACTACCGATAAGCATAATCATGTTGACGATACTCCATTTGGTGGCGGAGCGGGGATGCTTCTTCAAGCGCAACCGATTTTTGACGCAATGGATGCAATTCATGAACAAACGAAAGATCAGTATTCAAAGGGACGGGTTATTTTAATGGATCCCGCTGGTCGAAAGTTTGATCAAACCTACGCCAAAGAGTTAGCCCAAGAAGATCACTTAACATTTATTTGTGGTCATTATGAAGGATATGATGAACGAATCCGTAATTTAGTCACCGATGAAGCATCTCTTGGTGACTATGTGTTAACAGGCGGGGAATTAGCAGCGATGGTGATGATTGATGCGACCGTCCGCTTTGTTCCTGGTGTCCTCGGCAACATGTCTTCACCAATGGGAGATTCATTTAGTAACGGTTTGCTAGAATATCCGCAATATACACGTCCGGCAGATTTTCGGGGAATGAAGGTACCGGAAGTTCTTACGAGTGGAAATCATCAAAAAATTAAAGAATGGCGGATGCGTGAATCGCTACGACGGACTCTTCACCGTCGACCAGACCTTTTAAAAACCGCTAAGCTCAGTCGGGAACAACAACTAATGTTAGAAGATATTAAGCTGGATGAAGATCCAACTGTTCCAGACTAA
- the rimM gene encoding ribosome maturation factor RimM (Essential for efficient processing of 16S rRNA): MEYYNVGKIVNTHGVRGEVRVLATTDFIDERFAKGNTLYLQQSGEPLPLTIESTRQHKGFVLVKFVGYDNINDVEQFRDHELMVSADDQQPLDDGQYYYHQIIGLDVETTDGRHLGKIKEILSPGANDVWVVERPEKRDLLLPVIDDVVKNVDLDKNLVTVELMEGLE, translated from the coding sequence ATGGAATATTATAATGTTGGTAAAATTGTAAATACTCATGGTGTTCGCGGAGAAGTGCGCGTATTAGCAACTACTGATTTTATTGATGAACGATTTGCCAAAGGAAATACCTTGTACTTACAACAATCAGGCGAGCCTTTACCATTGACAATTGAAAGTACGCGGCAACACAAGGGCTTTGTTCTTGTTAAGTTTGTCGGCTACGATAATATCAATGATGTTGAACAATTCCGTGATCATGAATTAATGGTCAGTGCTGATGATCAACAGCCCTTAGACGATGGTCAATATTATTATCACCAGATTATTGGATTAGACGTTGAAACAACAGATGGCCGTCACCTGGGGAAAATTAAGGAAATTCTATCTCCTGGTGCGAATGATGTGTGGGTTGTTGAACGCCCAGAAAAACGGGATTTGTTATTACCAGTGATTGATGATGTTGTTAAAAACGTTGATCTTGATAAGAATCTTGTAACAGTCGAATTAATGGAAGGACTTGAATAA
- a CDS encoding KH domain-containing protein — protein sequence MAETDIESLIRSLVIPLLKQPQALSITQKDDGRYHRYIIDVAPNDVGRLIGRQGHVAAALRTIVEGTQSRWANSKRVRLLINDHRH from the coding sequence ATGGCTGAGACAGATATTGAGTCATTAATTCGTAGTTTAGTTATTCCGCTATTGAAGCAGCCACAGGCATTGTCAATTACCCAAAAAGATGATGGACGTTACCATCGTTATATAATTGATGTTGCTCCCAATGATGTTGGCCGTCTAATTGGTCGACAGGGACATGTTGCCGCAGCATTGCGAACAATAGTCGAGGGTACTCAATCTCGATGGGCTAACTCTAAGCGAGTCCGGTTATTAATTAATGACCATCGTCACTAA
- the rpsP gene encoding 30S ribosomal protein S16 — protein MSVKIRLKRMGSKKRPFYRIVVADSRAPRDGRFITSVGTYNPLTTPKEVKFDEDAVMEWLQKGAQPSDTVRNMLQAAGVMKKYHEAKYAKK, from the coding sequence ATGTCTGTTAAAATTCGTTTAAAGCGCATGGGTTCAAAGAAGCGTCCATTCTACCGGATCGTTGTAGCTGACTCACGTGCCCCACGTGATGGTCGTTTTATTACTTCAGTAGGTACTTACAACCCATTGACTACTCCTAAGGAAGTCAAGTTTGATGAAGACGCTGTTATGGAATGGTTACAAAAGGGTGCTCAACCTTCAGATACTGTTCGTAACATGCTTCAAGCAGCTGGTGTTATGAAGAAGTACCACGAAGCAAAGTACGCTAAGAAGTAG
- the ffh gene encoding signal recognition particle protein has protein sequence MAFEGLTDRLQKAMEKLRRKPKVTEADLRETMREIRLALLEADVNFKVVKDFVKTVREKAAGAEVLKGLNPAQQIVKIVNDELTKLMGEEAVPLNKAPHIPTVIMMVGLQGAGKTTTAGKLALRLKNENHARPMFIAADVYRPAAITQLQQVADQIDVPVFEKGTDVDPVEIVREGMEVAKKNHNDYVIIDTAGRLQIDEQLMDELANIKELVNPNEILLVIDSMTGQNAVNTAQGFDDKLDITGVILTKLDGDTRGGAAMSIRAVTGKPIKFVGEGEKMEDLDVFHPDRMASRILGMGDMMTLIEKAQKNFDEEQAQETMDKMRENTFDYNDFLAQMDQVTKMGPLENIIKMIPGMANNPALKNLNLDPKQFAHIRAIVLSMTPEERENPDIMNPSRRRRLAAGAGRPIVEVNRMIKQFNQMRKMMKQVTNGNFNGMQNMFGGQMPGGKMGQMAMNHMARKMKKDKQKRIKKLRKLRKKK, from the coding sequence ATGGCATTTGAAGGTTTAACAGATCGTCTGCAAAAGGCGATGGAAAAATTACGACGCAAACCCAAAGTTACAGAAGCTGATCTTCGGGAAACGATGCGTGAGATTCGGCTCGCCCTTTTAGAAGCCGATGTTAACTTTAAAGTTGTAAAAGACTTTGTAAAGACCGTTCGGGAAAAAGCAGCCGGGGCGGAAGTATTAAAAGGGTTAAATCCAGCTCAACAAATCGTTAAAATTGTTAATGATGAATTAACGAAGCTGATGGGTGAAGAAGCGGTTCCGCTTAACAAAGCACCGCACATTCCAACTGTTATCATGATGGTTGGTCTTCAAGGGGCAGGTAAGACGACCACTGCCGGTAAATTGGCTTTACGATTAAAGAATGAAAATCACGCGCGGCCAATGTTTATTGCGGCTGACGTTTACCGTCCCGCCGCTATTACTCAGTTACAACAAGTCGCCGATCAGATCGATGTTCCTGTTTTTGAAAAGGGGACAGACGTTGATCCAGTGGAAATTGTTCGCGAAGGGATGGAAGTAGCCAAGAAAAATCATAATGATTATGTCATTATTGATACTGCTGGTCGGCTCCAGATTGATGAACAATTAATGGATGAGCTTGCAAACATTAAAGAGCTAGTAAATCCAAATGAAATTTTGCTTGTTATTGATTCGATGACTGGTCAAAATGCAGTTAATACGGCTCAAGGATTTGATGATAAACTTGATATTACCGGGGTTATCTTAACCAAGTTAGATGGTGATACCCGTGGTGGGGCTGCCATGTCAATCCGGGCAGTCACAGGTAAGCCAATTAAGTTTGTCGGTGAAGGGGAAAAGATGGAGGACCTTGATGTCTTCCACCCTGACCGGATGGCTTCACGGATTTTGGGTATGGGGGACATGATGACCCTGATTGAAAAGGCCCAAAAGAATTTTGATGAAGAACAAGCCCAAGAAACAATGGATAAAATGCGTGAGAACACATTTGACTATAATGATTTCTTGGCACAAATGGATCAGGTTACCAAGATGGGACCGTTGGAAAACATTATTAAGATGATACCGGGGATGGCTAATAACCCTGCCTTAAAGAATCTTAATTTGGATCCTAAGCAATTTGCTCATATCCGGGCCATTGTTCTTTCAATGACGCCAGAAGAACGTGAAAATCCTGATATAATGAATCCTAGTCGTCGTCGTCGTTTAGCAGCTGGTGCGGGACGGCCAATTGTTGAAGTTAACCGAATGATTAAGCAATTTAATCAAATGCGTAAGATGATGAAGCAGGTTACAAACGGTAACTTCAATGGAATGCAAAATATGTTTGGCGGACAAATGCCAGGTGGCAAGATGGGACAAATGGCAATGAACCACATGGCGCGAAAAATGAAAAAAGACAAGCAAAAACGCATTAAAAAGCTTCGCAAATTACGGAAGAAAAAATAA
- a CDS encoding putative DNA-binding protein, whose product MEIEKNYRINSLFEFYQPLLTKKQNDYLELYYGDDYSLGEIAENFHVSRQAVYDNIKRTESILEDYEAKLHLYAEFQVRNQQADRIQRYVRKNYPDDATLNHLVNHLESLEEE is encoded by the coding sequence ATGGAAATTGAAAAGAATTATCGGATAAATTCATTATTTGAGTTTTACCAACCCTTATTAACCAAAAAACAAAATGATTATTTAGAGCTTTATTATGGGGATGACTACTCATTGGGCGAAATTGCCGAGAATTTCCATGTTAGTCGTCAAGCCGTATATGATAATATAAAGCGCACAGAAAGCATATTAGAAGATTACGAGGCCAAATTGCATTTATATGCTGAATTTCAAGTTCGTAATCAACAGGCGGATCGAATTCAACGATACGTCCGAAAAAACTATCCAGATGATGCAACGCTCAATCACTTAGTAAATCATCTGGAAAGCTTGGAGGAAGAATAA
- the ftsY gene encoding signal recognition particle-docking protein FtsY has protein sequence MGLFDIFRRHKKKEEEKTPDSSSAVVQSETAHEDESADAMSAAPASAPTHPEPVNIPPADSYEEKINPDGTHETLHNGVKEEKEEETSEESHSEEVADSSISEEEVPSSSTPDETVSAEGPSSSNTAETETAVESPEEPTEPVAEEKAVEEPVMPTTEEASAAEESNEDDDSEENDGDKEQEQQPSSEPEEDQKAETVKKYDRGLEKSRTGFGARLNKFLANFRHVDEDFFDDLEDMLIESDVGYDMAMKLSDELREEVKLQNAKSKQDVSNVIIEKMVELYDEAGQDENPDLAMAKEGPTVIMFVGVNGAGKTTTIGKMAALFKKQGKKVLLAAADTFRAGATEQLDVWAKRDGVDIVTGPENGDPAAVVFDAVKRAKDEKYDILFIDTAGRLQNKVNLMNELAKMKRILTREIPDAPHEVLLVLDATTGQNALNQAKLFKESTDVTGIVLTKLDGTARGGIVLAIRNELHLPVKYVGLGEKVDDLQKFDAGDFVYGLFKGLVEVD, from the coding sequence ATGGGATTATTTGATATTTTCCGCCGTCATAAGAAAAAAGAAGAGGAAAAAACGCCTGATAGTTCAAGTGCAGTTGTTCAATCTGAAACCGCGCATGAAGATGAATCAGCAGATGCGATGAGTGCGGCGCCGGCTTCTGCCCCAACTCATCCGGAACCGGTAAATATTCCTCCTGCCGATAGCTATGAGGAAAAGATTAACCCGGATGGAACTCACGAAACGCTCCATAATGGGGTTAAAGAAGAAAAAGAAGAGGAGACTAGCGAGGAAAGTCACTCAGAAGAGGTGGCAGACTCAAGTATTTCTGAAGAAGAAGTACCATCATCTAGTACTCCGGATGAAACTGTTTCTGCAGAAGGACCATCTTCTTCCAATACAGCTGAAACTGAAACAGCCGTTGAATCACCTGAAGAACCGACCGAACCTGTTGCAGAAGAAAAAGCGGTTGAAGAACCAGTAATGCCAACCACAGAAGAAGCATCAGCTGCTGAAGAATCAAATGAGGATGACGATTCTGAAGAAAATGATGGTGATAAGGAACAGGAGCAACAACCTTCTTCTGAACCAGAAGAGGATCAAAAAGCTGAGACGGTTAAGAAATACGATCGTGGGCTTGAGAAGTCTCGGACAGGCTTTGGGGCACGGTTAAATAAGTTCTTGGCTAATTTCCGGCATGTCGATGAAGATTTCTTTGATGATCTTGAAGATATGCTGATTGAATCTGATGTCGGCTATGATATGGCAATGAAACTCAGTGATGAATTACGAGAAGAAGTAAAACTGCAAAATGCTAAGAGCAAGCAGGATGTTTCCAACGTCATTATTGAAAAAATGGTCGAACTTTATGATGAAGCTGGTCAAGATGAAAATCCTGACTTAGCCATGGCAAAGGAAGGCCCAACTGTTATTATGTTTGTTGGTGTTAACGGTGCTGGAAAGACAACAACGATTGGTAAAATGGCCGCCCTCTTTAAGAAGCAAGGTAAGAAAGTTCTTTTAGCGGCCGCTGATACGTTCCGGGCCGGGGCGACTGAACAACTAGATGTGTGGGCAAAACGTGACGGTGTTGACATCGTTACAGGGCCAGAAAACGGTGATCCAGCGGCCGTTGTTTTTGATGCAGTAAAACGGGCAAAAGATGAAAAATATGATATCTTATTCATTGATACTGCTGGCCGTCTCCAAAACAAGGTTAACTTGATGAATGAGTTAGCTAAGATGAAGCGCATCCTTACTCGTGAGATTCCAGATGCTCCTCATGAAGTACTGTTAGTCTTAGATGCAACAACTGGGCAAAACGCTCTTAACCAGGCTAAGCTATTCAAGGAAAGTACCGATGTAACGGGGATTGTTTTAACAAAACTAGACGGAACTGCTCGTGGGGGAATTGTCCTTGCTATCCGTAATGAACTCCACTTACCGGTTAAGTATGTGGGGCTTGGTGAAAAGGTAGACGACCTCCAGAAGTTTGATGCTGGCGACTTTGTTTATGGCCTGTTCAAAGGGTTAGTCGAAGTTGACTAG